One window from the genome of Paenibacillus azoreducens encodes:
- a CDS encoding spore germination protein, whose protein sequence is MQGMSGNENSQNRLEGQLSDIIEKVAQDLGNSVDLIIKKIRCMQTHPALFLYMEGLVDPHLLHTSVLQSLLTPGEGVLAAEENPLEYLQENILIAAHSDIFHTYQVLYDRLLSGCGILLLENAKEGLWIDIIGGEERSVGEPKSHTVVRGPMEAFTEKLRTNTALIRRRIRDPRLWMETRQIGEVTHTNVAFMYIKGIADEGVIEELRERLDRIDIDGILEGGYIEEQIQDEIKTPFPTVYNSERPDTIAAGLLEGRIAIIVDGTPFVLLIPALFVQFFQSPEDYYERADIGTLIRLLRYLAFFIALLAPSMYIALSTFHQEMLPTNLIISIAAQREGVPFPAFIEAMLMEVTYEILREAGVRIPKTIGQAISIVGTLVIGQAAVEAGVVSAAMVIVVSITAISSYVIPENGLSIAVRILRFGLMLLAASFGLLGIWIGLMAILIHLTTIRSFGVPYMSPFGPYIAPDIKDSLFRFPLRRMTTRPKYYSKEERLTHRNGKRQRTGRYSPRRRT, encoded by the coding sequence ATGCAAGGCATGAGCGGAAATGAGAACTCCCAGAATCGTCTAGAGGGCCAGTTAAGCGACATCATTGAGAAAGTAGCCCAAGATCTAGGAAACAGCGTTGATTTAATCATAAAAAAAATCAGGTGCATGCAGACGCATCCCGCATTGTTTTTGTACATGGAAGGCTTGGTGGACCCGCATCTCCTGCATACTTCTGTTCTTCAATCCCTTTTAACCCCGGGTGAAGGCGTGCTTGCCGCCGAGGAGAATCCACTGGAATATTTGCAGGAAAATATACTTATTGCAGCACATTCGGACATCTTTCACACCTACCAAGTTCTCTATGACCGGCTGCTATCCGGCTGTGGCATCCTTTTGCTCGAAAACGCCAAAGAAGGATTGTGGATTGATATTATCGGCGGGGAGGAACGCAGCGTTGGAGAACCTAAATCCCATACGGTGGTCCGCGGGCCGATGGAAGCATTCACCGAGAAACTCCGGACCAACACGGCTTTAATTCGAAGACGCATCCGTGATCCTCGCCTCTGGATGGAGACGAGACAAATCGGAGAGGTAACGCATACAAATGTGGCATTCATGTACATTAAAGGAATTGCCGACGAGGGGGTTATTGAGGAATTAAGGGAAAGGCTTGACCGGATTGACATCGATGGGATTCTTGAAGGCGGATATATAGAAGAACAAATTCAGGACGAAATCAAAACCCCATTTCCCACCGTGTACAACTCGGAACGGCCGGATACGATCGCAGCCGGTTTGCTTGAAGGGAGAATCGCCATCATAGTGGACGGCACGCCGTTTGTTCTTTTGATTCCGGCATTGTTCGTGCAGTTCTTTCAATCACCCGAAGACTATTACGAGCGGGCGGACATCGGTACCCTGATTCGCTTGCTTCGTTATCTGGCGTTTTTTATTGCTCTGCTTGCTCCGTCGATGTACATCGCGCTTTCAACCTTTCATCAGGAGATGCTGCCAACAAATCTTATCATCAGCATTGCGGCTCAGCGGGAAGGCGTGCCATTCCCGGCGTTTATTGAGGCAATGCTGATGGAAGTGACTTATGAAATTCTGCGTGAGGCGGGGGTTCGCATTCCCAAAACGATTGGACAAGCCATTTCCATTGTCGGAACTCTAGTCATCGGACAGGCTGCGGTTGAAGCCGGAGTTGTGTCCGCAGCGATGGTTATTGTCGTGTCGATTACGGCAATATCCAGCTATGTGATACCCGAAAACGGTTTATCCATTGCCGTCCGGATTCTTCGATTTGGTCTCATGCTCCTTGCCGCTTCGTTCGGGCTGCTTGGAATATGGATCGGCCTGATGGCTATTTTGATCCATTTGACCACCATAAGGTCATTTGGAGTTCCATACATGAGCCCGTTTGGTCCCTATATTGCCCCGGATATTAAGGACAGCCTGTTCCGTTTCCCGTTGAGACGGATGACGACACGGCCAAAATATTATTCAAAGGAAGAGCGTTTGACGCATCGGAACGGCAAGAGACAACGAACAGGACGCTATTCCCCTAGGAGAAGAACATGA
- a CDS encoding glutamine--tRNA ligase/YqeY domain fusion protein, whose protein sequence is MYLEEEKEKALDFLTKVVEDDVKNGVYNRPVATRFPPEPNGYLHIGSAYAIYINNSIARKYNGTFNLRFDDTNPLKEDLKYVEAIREDVEWLGFKPPVYFGSDYSEQYYEAAVKLIRKGKAYVCDLTPEQMTEYRGTLTEAGKESPFRSRTVQENLNLFAQMREGIFPSSSKVLRAKIDMSSPNMNLRDPVLYRIIHAEHYRTGSEWCIYPMYDFAHPIQDWIEGITHSLCSAEFIGHRPLYEWVLSELGVSEPPKQREFGRLSISGFVTSKRYLRELVEGGYVDGWDDPRLPTIKGLRRRGVTPESIRSFLEEIGVFRQNCMMDSAMLDHCIRQDLKEKAVNVMAVLDPLKVIITNYPEDQTEMLSLKNNENNDTLGSREVPFSRELFIEREDFMENPVPGFHRLSPGKEVRLKGAYFLKCEHVVKDPITGKTTELHCTYDPQTKSGTGFNARKVKSTIHWVSARHGIPAEIHLYDKLLKEDASIMESENDWDAIVNPDSRIKLERAILEPILQDAILGTTYQFIRHGYFCLDSKHSDGAKGVFNRIVSLKDSWKKKS, encoded by the coding sequence ATGTATTTGGAAGAGGAGAAGGAAAAGGCTCTTGATTTTTTAACGAAAGTGGTTGAGGATGACGTCAAAAATGGCGTATATAACAGGCCTGTCGCTACGCGGTTTCCGCCGGAACCCAATGGTTATCTGCACATCGGAAGCGCTTATGCGATCTACATCAATAATTCGATAGCACGAAAGTATAACGGAACATTCAATCTGCGTTTTGATGACACGAATCCTTTAAAAGAAGACTTGAAATACGTGGAAGCGATCCGCGAGGACGTGGAATGGCTGGGATTTAAGCCGCCCGTTTATTTTGGCTCGGATTATTCGGAGCAATATTATGAAGCCGCCGTGAAGCTGATCCGCAAAGGAAAAGCGTATGTATGCGATCTGACTCCCGAACAAATGACGGAATACAGGGGGACATTAACCGAAGCGGGCAAGGAGAGCCCTTTCCGGAGCAGGACCGTACAAGAGAATCTGAACTTGTTCGCGCAAATGAGAGAAGGCATCTTCCCTTCATCCTCTAAGGTTCTGCGCGCCAAGATCGACATGTCATCACCGAACATGAATTTGCGTGACCCGGTGTTGTACCGGATTATCCATGCCGAACATTACCGCACCGGAAGCGAATGGTGTATTTATCCGATGTATGATTTTGCCCATCCGATTCAGGACTGGATCGAAGGCATTACACATTCGCTTTGCTCCGCGGAATTCATTGGCCATCGTCCGCTGTATGAATGGGTGCTGAGTGAGCTTGGGGTTTCAGAACCTCCGAAGCAAAGAGAATTCGGGCGGCTAAGCATATCCGGTTTCGTGACAAGCAAAAGATATTTGCGTGAATTGGTTGAAGGCGGGTATGTGGATGGTTGGGATGATCCCAGGCTGCCGACGATAAAAGGATTGAGACGCAGGGGCGTAACCCCTGAAAGCATACGAAGTTTTTTGGAAGAGATCGGTGTGTTCAGGCAAAACTGCATGATGGACTCTGCGATGCTGGATCATTGCATTCGGCAGGATTTGAAGGAAAAGGCCGTCAACGTTATGGCTGTACTGGACCCGCTAAAGGTGATTATTACAAATTATCCGGAGGACCAAACCGAAATGCTAAGCCTTAAAAATAACGAAAATAACGATACGCTAGGAAGCAGGGAGGTGCCTTTTTCCAGAGAGCTGTTTATTGAAAGGGAAGATTTTATGGAGAATCCGGTTCCGGGTTTTCACCGTTTGTCGCCAGGCAAGGAGGTTAGGCTGAAGGGCGCTTACTTCCTGAAATGCGAACATGTGGTGAAAGACCCGATAACGGGAAAAACGACCGAGCTGCATTGCACATACGATCCGCAAACCAAAAGCGGCACGGGATTCAATGCGAGAAAGGTGAAATCCACCATTCATTGGGTGTCGGCCAGACACGGAATTCCCGCAGAGATCCATTTGTACGACAAACTGTTAAAAGAAGATGCTTCGATTATGGAATCGGAGAATGATTGGGATGCCATCGTAAATCCGGATTCACGGATCAAGTTGGAGCGGGCCATATTGGAGCCGATTCTGCAAGATGCAATTCTTGGGACGACCTATCAATTCATCAGACACGGTTATTTTTGCCTGGATTCCAAACATTCGGACGGAGCCAAAGGGGTATTCAACCGGATCGTTTCGTTAAAGGATTCATGGAAAAAGAAATCATGA
- a CDS encoding GerAB/ArcD/ProY family transporter codes for MLEKGRLATRQLVVLVFLCTVGDMFQLYPSDVASISRQDAWISALLTIVGGVVIIIILLIIARIQSDKSWIESCIKVLGKWPGTVISIWYLLYFWMVCAYLVREIGDFMTTEIFMTTPLLVVHFLIILLILWAVKAGLESIGRSSEIMLPMFLLAVFTLVVSLFPQIDLHHLKPIGEQGPKTIVRGTIVGTAFPFGELSVLLMLTPYVNKQPHWAKEVLLIVIAAGTLLSLTTAMSLLVLGIDLTAYSVYPMYVLAQKINIGNFFQRIEAIMAIAYLITTFFKAVVFFYAFTLGTGQLFRLKCKRILYLPGGMLVFAMAILFSGDAVYYLKTLVMPWMFWDLTNGAVVPLIFGAVYWIRKKWFKSDALK; via the coding sequence ATGCTGGAAAAAGGTAGACTGGCAACAAGGCAATTGGTTGTGCTTGTATTTTTATGCACGGTCGGCGATATGTTTCAGCTCTATCCTTCCGACGTCGCCTCGATATCGCGTCAAGATGCATGGATTTCGGCCTTGCTTACGATAGTCGGCGGTGTTGTGATCATCATAATTCTGCTTATTATTGCACGAATCCAATCCGATAAATCATGGATCGAATCTTGCATCAAAGTCCTGGGCAAATGGCCCGGGACTGTTATTTCCATATGGTATCTTCTGTATTTTTGGATGGTTTGCGCTTATCTGGTGCGGGAGATCGGGGACTTCATGACAACGGAGATTTTTATGACTACGCCGCTTTTGGTGGTCCACTTTCTAATTATTTTGCTTATTTTATGGGCAGTGAAGGCGGGGTTGGAGTCGATCGGCAGAAGCAGCGAGATTATGCTGCCAATGTTTTTGCTGGCGGTGTTCACCCTCGTTGTGAGCCTGTTCCCTCAAATTGATTTGCATCATTTAAAACCGATTGGAGAACAAGGCCCCAAGACCATTGTTCGCGGAACGATCGTCGGTACTGCCTTCCCGTTCGGGGAGCTGTCCGTTCTTCTCATGCTGACCCCTTATGTAAATAAGCAGCCCCACTGGGCCAAAGAAGTGCTGCTCATCGTGATTGCTGCCGGAACATTGTTATCGTTGACGACGGCGATGTCTTTGCTTGTGCTCGGGATCGATTTGACCGCATACAGCGTTTATCCTATGTATGTTCTCGCCCAAAAAATCAACATCGGAAATTTTTTCCAAAGGATCGAAGCGATTATGGCCATAGCCTATTTGATCACCACCTTTTTCAAGGCGGTTGTCTTTTTTTATGCTTTTACTTTGGGCACAGGGCAGCTATTTCGCCTTAAATGCAAACGGATTTTATATCTGCCGGGGGGAATGCTGGTCTTTGCCATGGCAATTCTCTTTAGCGGGGACGCAGTCTATTATTTGAAAACGCTGGTGATGCCATGGATGTTTTGGGATTTGACTAACGGGGCGGTAGTGCCTCTGATTTTTGGGGCTGTGTATTGGATAAGGAAAAAATGGTTTAAAAGTGATGCCTTGAAATGA
- a CDS encoding Ger(x)C family spore germination protein, with the protein MTSRILLIAISIFMMIPLGGCWDRKELNELGIAVAIGVDTAPRNQLKVTAQVVVPSKVAPGQLSGKVGTSVTVYEQIAPTFTEAIQKMTVVSPRKVYLGHIRMLVIGEKFARKGIASVVETLIREPSSRADYYIVVAKEQSASDILKITTSLEKIPANKMFTSLNISSDTWAPYTKVTIDDLMNTLLDASGCPVLTGIHAYGTNQDKSGEGVENITKTEPTVELKFVGLGVFKKDRLVDWLNESESKGYNFIRNQVKETREHYDTGNGVRIGFHTFRNKTEVKAAVVQGNPLIRINVTSEGALSEIQGDAQVLNSSETLHQLERQSSKRVVELMKQAVDSARQRHHADIFGFGELIHEENPKAWKKLKKDWERMLTELNVHYTVDTKISKIGTLLDTFQKKMKE; encoded by the coding sequence ATGACTTCAAGGATTCTGCTTATCGCCATCTCCATTTTTATGATGATTCCGCTTGGAGGCTGCTGGGACCGAAAGGAACTTAACGAGCTTGGCATCGCGGTCGCCATTGGCGTGGACACCGCCCCGAGGAATCAACTTAAAGTCACAGCTCAAGTCGTTGTTCCTTCCAAGGTGGCTCCAGGCCAGTTATCCGGCAAAGTCGGGACGAGCGTGACGGTGTATGAACAAATTGCTCCAACGTTTACGGAAGCCATTCAGAAAATGACGGTGGTCAGCCCGCGAAAAGTATATTTGGGACATATTCGCATGCTCGTTATTGGCGAAAAATTTGCCAGGAAAGGAATCGCCAGTGTCGTTGAGACGCTGATTAGGGAACCGAGTTCCCGGGCTGATTATTACATTGTCGTTGCAAAAGAGCAATCCGCCTCCGATATATTGAAGATCACCACATCGCTTGAGAAGATTCCCGCCAACAAGATGTTCACATCGCTAAATATATCGTCGGATACCTGGGCGCCATATACCAAGGTGACGATAGACGATCTGATGAACACGCTACTGGATGCTTCGGGATGTCCGGTGCTGACGGGGATACATGCATACGGAACGAATCAGGACAAGTCCGGAGAAGGAGTAGAAAACATTACGAAGACGGAGCCGACGGTAGAGCTGAAATTTGTCGGATTGGGAGTATTTAAAAAAGACCGGTTGGTCGATTGGCTGAATGAAAGCGAGAGCAAGGGCTACAATTTCATCCGCAATCAAGTGAAAGAGACGAGGGAGCATTATGATACAGGGAATGGGGTACGTATCGGCTTCCATACATTTCGAAACAAAACGGAAGTGAAGGCAGCCGTAGTTCAAGGCAATCCGCTCATACGGATCAATGTGACAAGCGAAGGCGCGTTATCCGAAATTCAAGGCGATGCCCAGGTTTTAAACAGCTCCGAGACGCTTCATCAACTGGAACGGCAGAGCAGCAAAAGGGTTGTCGAGTTGATGAAGCAGGCGGTGGATTCGGCGCGTCAAAGGCATCATGCCGATATTTTTGGCTTTGGCGAACTGATACATGAAGAGAATCCTAAAGCCTGGAAAAAGCTGAAGAAGGATTGGGAGCGAATGCTTACGGAATTAAACGTGCATTACACCGTGGACACAAAAATCAGCAAAATCGGGACTCTGCTGGACACGTTTCAGAAAAAAATGAAGGAGTGA
- a CDS encoding Na+/H+ antiporter — MEIFLMVLVLLILIGISNVVNHFLPVIPVPLIQIALGVAMTYVPGMHHIPLDPELFLLLFIAPLLFNDGKMTPRDELWQLRSSILLLALGLVFATVLLAGPFIHWMIPAIPLSAAFALAAILSPTDAVAVGSLSGRVKLPGKIMRLLEGEALMNDASGLVAFNFAIAATVTGYFSLPKAIGSFIAIAIGGIVVGALLGFMAIGLRLRLRRLGMEDVTLHMLIIILTPFIIYWVAEEFHVSGILAVVAAGVTHAIERDRMTRGSARLHIVSASTWPVILFCLNGLVFILLGLEIPGVISEVWKDPAYNNGQVIGYVLIITAVLILLRFVWVWAANRHFRSALLTALSGVRGALTLAAAFSIPMTLADNSPFPERSLILCICSGVILLTLVIASVLLPILTREAKADPEELAENERNARIRVLEAGLNAVREEMNDKNSQEGMRLISSYTRRLQMAKLKNKAEMGNALKEAVDIRLEALKAEQQIAEKWVREERISPKLADKFLSSISKVEMLLTTKHKWTKLLVFGWEALQRLLRKSKKKAKKIDISHPQWGVYRELKLEAIRAAIRQVKSLETTDNKDTIQAILADYRGLELQLQSGSYRNPAADQMSAERREIELKAIQAERNEIQIMFENGEISRTLANNLRLDVNYHEGHLFETQTVHDEEGEH; from the coding sequence ATGGAAATTTTCCTTATGGTTCTGGTTTTGTTGATCCTTATTGGCATATCCAATGTCGTTAATCATTTCTTGCCGGTCATTCCGGTTCCGCTCATTCAGATCGCACTTGGCGTGGCTATGACCTATGTGCCGGGAATGCATCATATTCCGCTGGATCCGGAGCTGTTCCTGCTCCTGTTCATTGCTCCGCTGCTTTTTAATGACGGTAAAATGACGCCGCGAGACGAGTTATGGCAGCTTCGCTCCAGTATTTTGCTACTTGCTCTTGGCCTTGTTTTCGCCACCGTCCTTCTCGCAGGCCCTTTCATTCACTGGATGATTCCCGCTATTCCGTTATCCGCGGCTTTTGCGCTCGCAGCTATTCTTTCGCCTACGGATGCGGTCGCGGTCGGTTCGTTATCCGGGAGAGTGAAGCTTCCCGGCAAAATCATGCGCCTGCTTGAAGGCGAAGCTTTGATGAATGATGCTTCCGGGCTGGTGGCGTTTAATTTTGCGATAGCCGCAACGGTAACGGGCTATTTTTCATTGCCCAAGGCTATTGGCAGTTTCATTGCTATTGCGATCGGCGGGATCGTTGTGGGGGCGCTGCTAGGTTTCATGGCGATCGGGTTGCGTTTGCGGCTGCGGCGGCTCGGGATGGAAGACGTAACGCTGCATATGCTGATCATCATTTTGACGCCGTTCATTATTTATTGGGTCGCGGAAGAATTTCACGTTTCCGGCATTTTGGCGGTTGTGGCCGCCGGGGTAACGCATGCCATTGAGCGTGATCGGATGACAAGGGGCTCCGCGCGCCTGCACATCGTTTCAGCCAGCACTTGGCCGGTCATTCTTTTCTGTCTGAACGGACTTGTTTTTATTCTGCTCGGACTTGAAATACCGGGGGTCATCTCGGAAGTTTGGAAGGACCCCGCATATAATAACGGGCAGGTAATCGGATATGTTCTCATCATCACGGCGGTGTTGATCCTGCTTCGTTTCGTATGGGTCTGGGCGGCCAACCGGCATTTCCGCTCAGCGCTTCTAACGGCTTTGTCCGGCGTACGCGGGGCGTTAACGCTCGCCGCTGCTTTTTCCATTCCGATGACGCTTGCCGACAACAGTCCGTTTCCGGAAAGGAGTCTGATTCTCTGCATTTGTTCAGGGGTAATATTGTTAACCTTGGTCATTGCGAGTGTTCTGCTGCCGATCCTCACGCGCGAAGCCAAAGCAGATCCCGAGGAATTGGCCGAAAATGAAAGAAACGCCCGTATCAGAGTGCTTGAAGCCGGCTTAAATGCGGTTCGGGAAGAAATGAATGACAAGAACAGCCAGGAAGGGATGAGGCTGATCTCTTCATACACCCGCAGGCTGCAAATGGCGAAGCTAAAAAACAAGGCTGAGATGGGCAATGCATTGAAAGAAGCTGTGGACATCCGCTTGGAAGCTCTAAAAGCCGAACAGCAAATAGCGGAAAAATGGGTACGGGAGGAACGCATCTCCCCTAAACTGGCGGACAAGTTCCTAAGCTCGATCAGCAAAGTGGAAATGCTGCTGACAACAAAACACAAATGGACGAAGCTGTTGGTTTTCGGTTGGGAGGCACTGCAGCGGCTGCTGCGGAAATCCAAAAAGAAGGCTAAAAAAATCGATATCTCCCATCCGCAATGGGGCGTATATAGAGAGCTTAAGCTGGAAGCGATCCGTGCCGCGATCCGTCAGGTCAAAAGCTTGGAAACGACTGACAACAAAGATACGATCCAGGCGATTCTAGCGGATTACCGCGGGTTGGAACTGCAGCTGCAAAGCGGTAGCTATCGAAATCCGGCAGCGGATCAAATGAGCGCTGAACGCAGGGAGATTGAACTGAAAGCGATCCAGGCGGAACGGAATGAAATACAAATCATGTTCGAAAACGGGGAAATCAGCCGGACGCTCGCGAACAATCTTCGGCTGGATGTAAATTATCATGAAGGACATTTATTTGAAACACAAACGGTGCATGACGAGGAAGGGGAGCATTAA
- a CDS encoding GerAB/ArcD/ProY family transporter produces MLEKGRISTRQFAVLIFLACVGDMILLFPSAISFMASQDAWMASLIGVPAGVLVLWLMLRVSFLYPDKTLIEISRLVLGKWLGTFVSLWYLFFFFMLCSYVIREVADFMSSQIFMNTPIPIIYLLFLLLMVYAAQAGLESIGRSSEVVLPIFLLFVIGFICFLLPQSNGHYLKPFLENGAVPVLHGALFSAIYPFAELIIFLMVISSVKRSPHFRRDVLLAAAGGGLILSLIVLVSWLVIGSNLTVSSTYPTFTLAQKINIGNFLQRIESTIAIAWLMSSFYKAVICYYSFVLGVAQLTGLRNHKVLYFPAAIMLFGMAQLGAPDIIYYLKHLIPYWMDWDITHAVVIPCILLAAAAWRKRRKAKHS; encoded by the coding sequence ATGCTTGAGAAAGGCAGAATCAGTACCAGGCAATTTGCGGTTTTGATCTTTTTGGCATGCGTTGGAGATATGATATTGCTGTTTCCTTCGGCGATATCCTTCATGGCGAGCCAGGATGCCTGGATGGCTTCATTAATCGGCGTACCGGCAGGAGTCCTGGTTCTTTGGCTAATGCTTCGCGTTTCTTTTCTTTACCCGGACAAAACGCTGATTGAAATCAGCAGGCTAGTTTTGGGAAAGTGGTTGGGAACGTTTGTGAGTTTATGGTACTTGTTTTTCTTTTTTATGTTATGTTCCTATGTGATCCGGGAAGTCGCGGACTTTATGTCATCGCAAATTTTCATGAACACGCCGATTCCTATCATATATCTGCTCTTTTTGCTGCTGATGGTTTATGCGGCACAAGCCGGTTTGGAGTCCATAGGCAGAAGCAGCGAAGTTGTTTTGCCTATTTTTCTTTTGTTCGTGATTGGATTTATTTGTTTCCTTCTCCCGCAAAGCAATGGCCATTACCTGAAGCCTTTTCTGGAAAACGGAGCGGTTCCCGTGCTGCATGGAGCGTTATTCAGCGCTATTTACCCTTTTGCCGAGCTTATCATTTTTCTTATGGTGATTTCATCTGTCAAACGCAGCCCTCATTTTCGGAGGGACGTTCTGCTTGCTGCAGCCGGAGGGGGATTGATATTGAGTTTGATCGTATTGGTTTCCTGGCTTGTGATCGGCAGCAATCTGACGGTCAGCAGTACATATCCCACGTTTACGCTTGCGCAGAAAATCAACATCGGCAATTTCCTGCAGCGGATTGAATCCACGATTGCCATCGCTTGGCTGATGTCTTCATTTTATAAAGCCGTAATTTGCTATTATTCGTTTGTTTTGGGCGTGGCCCAGTTAACGGGACTCCGAAATCATAAAGTGCTATATTTTCCCGCGGCGATCATGCTGTTCGGGATGGCGCAGCTTGGCGCGCCGGATATCATTTATTATTTGAAGCATCTGATTCCATATTGGATGGATTGGGACATTACCCATGCGGTTGTCATTCCCTGCATCTTATTAGCGGCAGCAGCTTGGCGGAAAAGAAGAAAGGCTAAGCATTCGTAG
- a CDS encoding elongation factor G — protein MGGIKKTIGLLAHVDAGKTTFAEQLLYHTNSIRSRGRVDHQDAFLDSHELEKKRGITIFADQAVMSYGDSSYYLIDTPGHVDFSAEMERAVQAMDYAVIIISSVEGVEGHTETVWQLLEKYQIPVLFFINKMDREGADASAVLTQIHQQLTKDALLITGSLMDGIGEETAEFAAERDDSLLNAYLEGQADLPFIAKNIVSLVQQRRFFPVMCGSGLQDVGITEFLANLEFLTTTAYDERGVFAARVFKIRHDAQGVRLTHLKLLQGKLNVRDELTYASGKGEQLQEKITSIRVYNGEKYVTVDEAIAGQLVAVTGLSAAPAGAGLGALQERMPYELVPALKSKVLFDPSVPVREVLRCFQMLDAEDPSLGVRWDEALQELHIQVMGVIQLEVLGQVMFDRFHLRIAFGKPEILYKETVGSEVVGYGHFEPLGHYAEVHLKIGPGPAGSGVTFVNECHPDELSTGFQNLIGQHITEKEHRGLLTGSTLTDIVVTLLTGRSHNKHTSGGDFREASLRALRQGLEKADNILLEPYYEFKLKVAADLIGRVMSDIQQAQGSFEPPEIHEGAAILIGQAPVATFMDYAAELAAFTKGKGAISLRLGGYRPCSSSQDVIAAKNYNKDADPEYTSASIFCSKGKGFSVSWNEAENFMHIELHEFES, from the coding sequence ATGGGGGGCATTAAGAAAACCATAGGGCTGCTTGCTCATGTGGATGCCGGAAAAACGACATTCGCCGAGCAGCTGCTTTATCATACGAACAGCATTCGAAGCCGGGGAAGAGTCGATCATCAGGATGCTTTCCTGGATAGCCATGAGCTGGAAAAGAAACGAGGCATCACGATTTTTGCGGATCAAGCGGTAATGTCTTACGGAGACTCCAGCTATTATTTGATCGATACCCCGGGGCATGTGGATTTCTCTGCGGAGATGGAGCGTGCCGTGCAGGCGATGGATTATGCTGTCATCATCATCAGCAGTGTTGAAGGAGTCGAAGGGCATACCGAGACGGTGTGGCAGCTGCTGGAGAAATACCAAATACCCGTTTTGTTTTTTATCAATAAAATGGACCGTGAAGGGGCCGACGCTTCAGCCGTACTCACCCAGATTCATCAGCAGCTGACTAAGGATGCTTTACTTATTACTGGATCTTTGATGGACGGGATCGGCGAGGAAACGGCCGAGTTTGCCGCTGAACGCGACGATAGTCTGCTGAATGCTTATTTGGAAGGACAGGCTGATTTGCCTTTCATTGCGAAAAACATCGTCTCTTTGGTGCAGCAGCGCCGCTTCTTTCCTGTCATGTGCGGTTCGGGCTTGCAGGATGTGGGCATTACCGAATTTTTGGCCAATCTGGAGTTTCTGACGACAACCGCATACGATGAAAGAGGGGTATTTGCCGCACGTGTATTCAAAATCCGACACGATGCCCAGGGTGTGCGGCTGACCCATTTGAAGCTTTTGCAGGGGAAACTGAATGTTAGAGACGAATTGACATATGCGAGCGGAAAGGGAGAACAACTGCAGGAGAAGATAACTTCAATCCGCGTGTATAACGGGGAGAAATATGTCACGGTTGACGAAGCAATTGCCGGACAATTGGTTGCAGTGACCGGATTATCTGCGGCTCCGGCGGGCGCCGGTCTGGGGGCGCTGCAGGAACGGATGCCTTACGAGCTGGTGCCCGCTTTGAAATCGAAGGTGCTGTTCGACCCGTCCGTACCGGTTCGTGAAGTGCTCCGCTGCTTTCAAATGCTGGACGCGGAGGACCCGTCGCTTGGCGTCCGGTGGGATGAAGCGCTGCAAGAACTCCATATTCAGGTCATGGGGGTTATACAGCTCGAAGTGCTTGGACAGGTGATGTTTGACCGTTTTCATCTGCGGATTGCTTTCGGGAAACCGGAGATTTTATACAAGGAAACGGTGGGAAGCGAAGTGGTCGGATACGGGCACTTTGAGCCGCTTGGCCATTATGCCGAGGTTCATTTGAAAATTGGGCCAGGCCCCGCCGGCAGCGGCGTGACCTTCGTAAACGAATGCCATCCCGACGAACTGAGCACCGGTTTTCAGAACTTGATCGGACAACATATCACGGAAAAGGAACATCGCGGTTTGTTGACCGGATCCACATTGACCGACATCGTGGTAACGCTTCTGACCGGCCGCTCCCATAACAAACATACAAGCGGCGGTGACTTCAGGGAAGCGTCGCTGCGCGCGCTGAGGCAAGGCCTTGAAAAGGCTGATAACATTTTGCTGGAGCCGTACTACGAATTCAAACTGAAGGTAGCGGCTGATTTGATCGGCAGAGTGATGTCGGATATTCAGCAGGCTCAGGGCAGCTTCGAACCTCCGGAAATCCATGAGGGAGCGGCCATACTTATAGGGCAAGCTCCGGTCGCGACGTTTATGGATTATGCGGCTGAGCTCGCCGCGTTTACGAAAGGCAAGGGGGCAATATCGCTGCGACTGGGCGGGTATCGGCCGTGCAGCAGCAGCCAGGATGTGATCGCTGCCAAAAATTACAACAAAGACGCAGACCCTGAATACACATCCGCCTCCATTTTTTGTTCCAAGGGCAAAGGATTCAGCGTTTCCTGGAATGAAGCAGAGAATTTTATGCATATAGAATTGCATGAGTTTGAATCGTAA